The following coding sequences lie in one Vespa velutina chromosome 24, iVesVel2.1, whole genome shotgun sequence genomic window:
- the LOC124956973 gene encoding NADH-cytochrome b5 reductase 3 isoform X3, which translates to MDNIDAETKTYKILPVLAAVGTIAAIGLAIKFYISKVDGKKKKKNPVLLVDPVVKYSVPLIKKDVISHDTRKFRFGLPTENHVLGLPTGQHIHLTTKIGDEVVIRSYTPVSSDDDHGYVDLVIKVYFKNVHPKFLEGGKMSQYLENMKIGDTIDIRGPSGRLVYKGRGKFSIKLLRKDPPTDYDVKKVVMLAGGTGITPMLQLVRAIIKDPLDETQISLLFANQTEKDILLKDELDDIAKNHSDKFKIWYTVDNGRENWPYSTGHINADMIKEHMLPPSPDTIVLMCGPVPMINIACNPNLDKLGYDTKLRFAY; encoded by the exons ATGGATAACATAGATGCAGAAACGAAAACGTATAAG aTTTTGCCAGTATTAGCCGCAGTGGGTACTATTGCTGCAATAGGTCTTgctattaaattttacatatcCAAAGTtgatggaaagaagaaaaagaaaaatcctgtATTGTTGGTCGATCCAGTTGTTAAATACAGTGTACcattgataaagaaagatgTTATAAGTCATGATACTAGAAAGTTTAGATTTGGTTTGCCAACGGAAAATCATGTACTTGGTCTTCCTACTGGACAGCATATACATTTGACTACTAAGATTGGAGATGAAGTAGTTATACGTTCCTATACTCCTGTTTCCAGTGACGATGATCATGGATATGTTGATCTTGTTATTAag GTATACTTTAAAAATGTACATCCCAAATTTCTTGAGGGTGGTAAAATGTCACAATATTTGGAGAATATGAAAATAGGTGATACAATAGATATAAGAGGTCCATCTGGTCGTCTTGTTTATAAAGGACGTGGAAAATTCTCTATTAAACTCCTTAGAAAGGATCCACCCACTGATTATGACGTTAAAAAG GTTGTTATGTTAGCCGGTGGAACTGGCATAACGCCAATGTTGCAGTTAGTTAGAGCTATAATAAAAGATCCTTTGGATGAAACTCAAATATCCTTACTTTTTGCCAATCAAACGGAGAaggatatattattgaaagatGAATTGGATGATATTGCTAAAAATCATTCTGATAAATTTAAGATATGGTATACGGTAGATAATGGAAGAGAAAATTGGCCCTATAGTACAGGACATATTAATGCAGATATGATAAAAGAACACATGCTTCCACCGTCCCCTGATACTATTGTATTAATGTGTGGTCCAGTACCAATGATAAACATTGCTTGTAATCCAAATCTGGACAAGTTAGGTTACGATACCAAATTGCGATTTGCTTATTAA
- the LOC124956973 gene encoding NADH-cytochrome b5 reductase 3 isoform X1: MQKRKRISSNGLITMSGLRSLILPVLAAVGTIAAIGLAIKFYISKVDGKKKKKNPVLLVDPVVKYSVPLIKKDVISHDTRKFRFGLPTENHVLGLPTGQHIHLTTKIGDEVVIRSYTPVSSDDDHGYVDLVIKVYFKNVHPKFLEGGKMSQYLENMKIGDTIDIRGPSGRLVYKGRGKFSIKLLRKDPPTDYDVKKVVMLAGGTGITPMLQLVRAIIKDPLDETQISLLFANQTEKDILLKDELDDIAKNHSDKFKIWYTVDNGRENWPYSTGHINADMIKEHMLPPSPDTIVLMCGPVPMINIACNPNLDKLGYDTKLRFAY; encoded by the exons ATGCAGAAACGAAAACGTATAAG CTCTAACGGGTTAATCACGATGTCGGGCCTCCGTTCTTTG aTTTTGCCAGTATTAGCCGCAGTGGGTACTATTGCTGCAATAGGTCTTgctattaaattttacatatcCAAAGTtgatggaaagaagaaaaagaaaaatcctgtATTGTTGGTCGATCCAGTTGTTAAATACAGTGTACcattgataaagaaagatgTTATAAGTCATGATACTAGAAAGTTTAGATTTGGTTTGCCAACGGAAAATCATGTACTTGGTCTTCCTACTGGACAGCATATACATTTGACTACTAAGATTGGAGATGAAGTAGTTATACGTTCCTATACTCCTGTTTCCAGTGACGATGATCATGGATATGTTGATCTTGTTATTAag GTATACTTTAAAAATGTACATCCCAAATTTCTTGAGGGTGGTAAAATGTCACAATATTTGGAGAATATGAAAATAGGTGATACAATAGATATAAGAGGTCCATCTGGTCGTCTTGTTTATAAAGGACGTGGAAAATTCTCTATTAAACTCCTTAGAAAGGATCCACCCACTGATTATGACGTTAAAAAG GTTGTTATGTTAGCCGGTGGAACTGGCATAACGCCAATGTTGCAGTTAGTTAGAGCTATAATAAAAGATCCTTTGGATGAAACTCAAATATCCTTACTTTTTGCCAATCAAACGGAGAaggatatattattgaaagatGAATTGGATGATATTGCTAAAAATCATTCTGATAAATTTAAGATATGGTATACGGTAGATAATGGAAGAGAAAATTGGCCCTATAGTACAGGACATATTAATGCAGATATGATAAAAGAACACATGCTTCCACCGTCCCCTGATACTATTGTATTAATGTGTGGTCCAGTACCAATGATAAACATTGCTTGTAATCCAAATCTGGACAAGTTAGGTTACGATACCAAATTGCGATTTGCTTATTAA
- the LOC124956973 gene encoding NADH-cytochrome b5 reductase 3 isoform X2 — MTIENSHEVITAPKWIQILPVLAAVGTIAAIGLAIKFYISKVDGKKKKKNPVLLVDPVVKYSVPLIKKDVISHDTRKFRFGLPTENHVLGLPTGQHIHLTTKIGDEVVIRSYTPVSSDDDHGYVDLVIKVYFKNVHPKFLEGGKMSQYLENMKIGDTIDIRGPSGRLVYKGRGKFSIKLLRKDPPTDYDVKKVVMLAGGTGITPMLQLVRAIIKDPLDETQISLLFANQTEKDILLKDELDDIAKNHSDKFKIWYTVDNGRENWPYSTGHINADMIKEHMLPPSPDTIVLMCGPVPMINIACNPNLDKLGYDTKLRFAY; from the exons ATGACGATTGAAAATTCGCACGAGGTTATTACTGCGCCAAAATGGATTCAG aTTTTGCCAGTATTAGCCGCAGTGGGTACTATTGCTGCAATAGGTCTTgctattaaattttacatatcCAAAGTtgatggaaagaagaaaaagaaaaatcctgtATTGTTGGTCGATCCAGTTGTTAAATACAGTGTACcattgataaagaaagatgTTATAAGTCATGATACTAGAAAGTTTAGATTTGGTTTGCCAACGGAAAATCATGTACTTGGTCTTCCTACTGGACAGCATATACATTTGACTACTAAGATTGGAGATGAAGTAGTTATACGTTCCTATACTCCTGTTTCCAGTGACGATGATCATGGATATGTTGATCTTGTTATTAag GTATACTTTAAAAATGTACATCCCAAATTTCTTGAGGGTGGTAAAATGTCACAATATTTGGAGAATATGAAAATAGGTGATACAATAGATATAAGAGGTCCATCTGGTCGTCTTGTTTATAAAGGACGTGGAAAATTCTCTATTAAACTCCTTAGAAAGGATCCACCCACTGATTATGACGTTAAAAAG GTTGTTATGTTAGCCGGTGGAACTGGCATAACGCCAATGTTGCAGTTAGTTAGAGCTATAATAAAAGATCCTTTGGATGAAACTCAAATATCCTTACTTTTTGCCAATCAAACGGAGAaggatatattattgaaagatGAATTGGATGATATTGCTAAAAATCATTCTGATAAATTTAAGATATGGTATACGGTAGATAATGGAAGAGAAAATTGGCCCTATAGTACAGGACATATTAATGCAGATATGATAAAAGAACACATGCTTCCACCGTCCCCTGATACTATTGTATTAATGTGTGGTCCAGTACCAATGATAAACATTGCTTGTAATCCAAATCTGGACAAGTTAGGTTACGATACCAAATTGCGATTTGCTTATTAA
- the LOC124956973 gene encoding NADH-cytochrome b5 reductase 3 isoform X4 has translation MSGLRSLILPVLAAVGTIAAIGLAIKFYISKVDGKKKKKNPVLLVDPVVKYSVPLIKKDVISHDTRKFRFGLPTENHVLGLPTGQHIHLTTKIGDEVVIRSYTPVSSDDDHGYVDLVIKVYFKNVHPKFLEGGKMSQYLENMKIGDTIDIRGPSGRLVYKGRGKFSIKLLRKDPPTDYDVKKVVMLAGGTGITPMLQLVRAIIKDPLDETQISLLFANQTEKDILLKDELDDIAKNHSDKFKIWYTVDNGRENWPYSTGHINADMIKEHMLPPSPDTIVLMCGPVPMINIACNPNLDKLGYDTKLRFAY, from the exons ATGTCGGGCCTCCGTTCTTTG aTTTTGCCAGTATTAGCCGCAGTGGGTACTATTGCTGCAATAGGTCTTgctattaaattttacatatcCAAAGTtgatggaaagaagaaaaagaaaaatcctgtATTGTTGGTCGATCCAGTTGTTAAATACAGTGTACcattgataaagaaagatgTTATAAGTCATGATACTAGAAAGTTTAGATTTGGTTTGCCAACGGAAAATCATGTACTTGGTCTTCCTACTGGACAGCATATACATTTGACTACTAAGATTGGAGATGAAGTAGTTATACGTTCCTATACTCCTGTTTCCAGTGACGATGATCATGGATATGTTGATCTTGTTATTAag GTATACTTTAAAAATGTACATCCCAAATTTCTTGAGGGTGGTAAAATGTCACAATATTTGGAGAATATGAAAATAGGTGATACAATAGATATAAGAGGTCCATCTGGTCGTCTTGTTTATAAAGGACGTGGAAAATTCTCTATTAAACTCCTTAGAAAGGATCCACCCACTGATTATGACGTTAAAAAG GTTGTTATGTTAGCCGGTGGAACTGGCATAACGCCAATGTTGCAGTTAGTTAGAGCTATAATAAAAGATCCTTTGGATGAAACTCAAATATCCTTACTTTTTGCCAATCAAACGGAGAaggatatattattgaaagatGAATTGGATGATATTGCTAAAAATCATTCTGATAAATTTAAGATATGGTATACGGTAGATAATGGAAGAGAAAATTGGCCCTATAGTACAGGACATATTAATGCAGATATGATAAAAGAACACATGCTTCCACCGTCCCCTGATACTATTGTATTAATGTGTGGTCCAGTACCAATGATAAACATTGCTTGTAATCCAAATCTGGACAAGTTAGGTTACGATACCAAATTGCGATTTGCTTATTAA